The following DNA comes from Streptomyces sp. Ag109_O5-10.
ACCGGGTCGTTGGCGGTCAGGTGCGTCGTGACATGCGGTATGTCCGTGCAGACCCGCAGGCCCTCGCCGTGCCCGGCGCCCGTCCCGACGCCGTCGCGGCCGTCGATGAGGACGATCCCGAGCCGGTCGGGGCGCTCGGCGGCGGCCAGCGAGGCGACCACCGCCCGCAGCAGCTCCGTACGGCCGCTGCCGGGCGGGCCCTCGACCAGCACATGCGGTCCCTCGGCCACCAGGTCGGCGGTGAGCGGGCCGCGCGGTCCCGCGCCGAGCACCGCCCGGGCCCGGCCGCCCAGCGACTCGGTGTCGTCGGCCGCGTCCGCCCAACGGGCCATCAGCGAGGCCGGGGTGGCCCTGGCCAGCCCCAATTCGTCCAGCAGCCGGGCGGACCGGGGGAGCGGGGCGGCCATGCGCGGGTGCCGGTCGGCGCCGGGGCCGTCGGGGCGCAGCGGGGCCAGCGCCCTCGCGAACCGCTCGGCCCAGGCGGCGGAGACCGCGTCCACCGCGGCCAGGGTGCCGGGACCGACCGGGCCGGCGGGACCGGCCTGGCCGGTGCGGCCGCCGGCGGAGACCCGCATGAGGTGCAGCGCCGTCGCCACGTCGCCGCTCAGCAGGGCCACCGCCCCGCACTCACGGAACGTCGGTGTCACCGCGCACGCCTCCTCGTAGGTCCGGTCGACCGGGGAGGTGGGCGAGGTGGGGACCGTCTCCGCCAGGCAGAGGACGTGCACCCCGGCACGCGGCCCGGCCACGGTCAGCCGCGCCACCGCCTCGCGCAGTGCGGAGCCGCCGGGATCGCCGTCCACGACGACGACCGTGTACGGGCCCGGGAAACCGCCCTTGCCGTCGTCGTCGGTGCCCAGGTCGTGCCGGGCCCAGGAAGGGCCCTTGGCGGCTTCGGGGGACGCGGCGTCCGCCGCCGTACGGGCCGGAGCGGGGACCGGCGCGGGGGTGGGGCGGTCGGACGGGGTGGCCGGTCTGCGGGCGGCGGACAGCTCCTCCGTACGCCGCAGCAGCTCCTCCACGCGGGCCGCCGCCTGCTCACGGTCGTAGGCCAGCAGCAGGCGGCAGTCCTGGCCGTGCCCCGGGCGGACGTGCGGGAGCCAGCCGAGCCAGGACCATTCGGCCGTGCGCTCCTCCAGGGGGCGGGCCCGGTCCGCACTGATCAGGACGATCTCCAGCAGGTCGGGCGAGTGCAGAGCGGCGAGCTGGGCCAGGACCGCGCGGGCCAGGCCGGCCAGGCGGGTGCGCGGACCGGCCAGGCCGAGGCCGCCGGCCTCGCGCAGATCGGCGGTGACCGGGACGGCGGGGAGCAGGCCCGAGCCGTCGGGGGTCGGGCGGTCCGCCGTGCCGAGCCGGACGGTGAGCGCCTCCGGGTGGCCGGGGCCGCGCTCCCAGAGGCGGGGGCCGGGACCGAGCGCGGTCAGCAGCAGGGCGGCGGGGTCGGGCCAGGTCTCCGGCCGGGCGGGCACACCGGGGGACGCGGCGGGGCCGTCCTGCGGCGCCGTCTCGGCGTCGGCGGCCGACGGGGGCTCACCGCGGCCGCCGGCCAGCCGCCGGGCCCAGGCTCCGAGCCCGCCGCGCCTGCGGGGGCCGGGCAGGGCGGGGGCCTCGGTGCCGCGGAGGGGGGTGCCTTTGCGCCTGCCGGAGGGGGCCGGGGCGTCGGCGGGGTCGAGGGCGAGAGCGGTGCCCTCGGCGGGGTCGGGGGCCGTGGGGCGGGCGGCGGTGCCTCCCGCGCCTGTGGAGCTTCGGCTGCTTCCGGCGTCCGCGGCGCTGCCGGAGGGACCCGGGCGGTCGTCCAGCACTCCGGAGTGGCCTGCGTGTGTGTCGCCTGGGAGATGGCCGACGCGGGAGCCGGGTGCGGTGCCGGGGCCCTGCGCCGGGTCGGGGTCGTACGGGGCGGCTGAGGCGTGGGGCGCACCGGCGCTGTATGCGGTTCCCGACCCGTGCCCGTGGGGCGCACCGGCGCCGTACGCGTCCTCGGGTCCGTGTGCGGCGCCCGAGTCGTACCCGGCGGCGCCGCGCGGGCCCGGCAGCGTGCCGCGGTTCCCGGTCGACCGGTGTCCGTGCCGGTCTCCGTCGTACTCGCGGCCGGCCGACGGTGGCTCGCCCCGCTGCTGCGCGGACGACGGGAATCCGCCCGCGTGCCCGCCGGCCCCGGCCCCACCTGCCCGCCCGGTCCACGGCGGCCCGTCGGCGCGGTCGGCCGACGGCTGCCCGCCCCGGCTCTCGATCCCCGGCGCGTCCCCCTGAGCCGGTACGACCGGTGGCTCCGCCAGGCCGTGCTCCTGGCTGCCGGCCGCCCCGCCGGCGGCTCCCCAGCCCGCCGTGCCGTAGGCGTGGTGGGTACGGCCGGCCGGTGCGGCCGTGCCGCTCCCGACGGCGGCGGAACCGTCGCCGTAGGTCTCCCCGCCGCCCGTCAGCACCCGCACGCACCCGTCTCCGTCGGGTTCCGTGCCCACCCGGGCCCCCGGCCCCCCGGACGGCGTAAGCCGCAGGGCCGATTCCCCGATGCGCAGGAGCGAGCCCGGGGTGAGGCGGACCGGGCGGTCGGTGACGCGGGTGCCGTCCAGGGCGGTGCCGTTGGTGGAGTGCAGGTCGGCGACCGAGACCCGGCCGTCGGCGGCGACCGTGACCGCGCAGTGCAGCCGGGAGACGTCCGGGTCGTCCAGCGGGACGTCGGCCTCGGCGGAGCGGCCGATGGTGATCTGGCCGCCGTGCAGGAGGTGCACCCCGCCCGCGTCCGGGCCGGCGATCACGTGCAGCTGGGTCGGAGCGTCGTCCAGCTCGGGATGCGGCTCGGGGGCCGCGGGGGCGCCCAGGGACAGCACGGCGCCGTCGACCAGCGGGGGCTCGCCCAGGATCCGGCGGCGGGCGTCCAGCCGCTCCGTCCCGGCGTACAGCACGACCGGGGCACCGCTCGGCTCCCGGCCGCCCAGACTGCCGTCCCCGGTGACCGCCGAGGCCAGCCCCGACGCCACCGCGGCCAGGTCCGTGCCCGAGGGCGCCGTCACCAGCACGTCCCGGCTCGCGGCCCGGCCCCGCTGCGCGGCAGGGCCCAGCGGGTCTACGACGGTCAGCCGGATCTGCATCGCCGTCAGCGGTCCCTTCTGCGCGGGCGCGGAATTCCCCCCACCGCCACGAGCACGTCGGCCAGTTCTGCTGTCAAGCGCATCCTCGCACCTGCCACTGACAACGCGCCCACGCCCCGATGGTAAGTGATCTTGATTGGTCAGCTCTGCCCCCAAAAGTGCCTGACCAATACCGTGCGCGCGATCACTTGAGATCGGTCACGTCCGAGCCCGGCAACCAGCGGACCGAAGCAAGCGTCTTTCCATCGAACGGAGGCCGGAACGCCAACGTATGGGGATACGTCGGGACGCTTATCGGCCCCCTACCGGGGAGGGGAAAGCAGAGCCGGACGACAGCCCGTTCCCAGGCACCACGGCACTAGAGTGGGTCGGACACACGGGTCGGAGACATTCAGCAGCCAGCCATTCAGCAAGCAGCAGGGAGCGCATGACGTGCGGCCGGTAGGCAGCAAGTACCTCCTGGAGGAGCCGCTGGGACGCGGCGCCACCGGTACCGTCTGGCGTGCCCGCCAGCGGGAGACCGCGGGCGCCGAGGCGGCCGTGCCCGGCCAGCCCGGCGAGACCGTCGCGATCAAAGTCCTCAAGGAAGAGCTCGCGAGCGACCCCGACATCGTGATGCGCTTCCTCAGGGAGCGCTCCGTCCTGCTCCGGCTCACCCACCCGAACATCGTCCGGGTGCGGGACCTCGTCGTGGAGGGTGATCTCCTCGCCCTGGTGATGGACCTCGTCGACGGCCCCGACCTGCACCGCTACCTGCGCGAGAACGGCCCCTTCACCCCCGTCGCCGCCGCCCTGCTCACCGCCCAGGTCGCCGACGCGCTCGCCGTCAGCCACGCCGACGGCGTGGTGCACCGCGACCTGAAGCCCGCCAACGTGCTGCTCGCCCAGTACAACGGCCAGATGCACCCGATGCTGACCGACTTCGGCATCGCCCGCCTCGCCGACTCCCCGGGGCTGACCCGCACCCAGGAGTTCGTCGGCACGCCCGCGTACGTCGCCCCGGAGTCCGCCGAGGGCCGTCCGCAGACCTCCGCCGTCGACATCTACGGCGCCGGCATCCTGCTGTACGAGCTGGTCACCGGCCGCCCGCCGTTCTCCGGCGGCAGCGCCCTGGAAGTCCTGCACCAGCACCTCAGCGCCGAGCCCCGCCGCCCCTCCACCGTCCCCGACCCGCTGTGGACGGTCATAGAACGGTGCCTGCGCAAGAACCCCGACGACCGCCCGAGCGCCGAGAACCTCGCGCGCGGCCTGCGGGTCGTCGCCGAGGGCGTGGGCGTGCACGCGAACTCCGCGCAGATCGCGGCCGCCGAGGGCGTCGGCGCGCTGCTCGCCCCCGACCCGGCACCGGCTGCCGTGCCGGGTTCGGCCGACCCTACCCAGGTGCTGCCGAACACCGGCACGCCGATGGGCGCGTACGACCCGAACGCCGCGACCAGCGTCCTGCCGCACACCGGCGGGCCGGGGCCGTTCGGCGCCGCCGACCCGACCGCGGTGCTCCCCAACACCGGCGCCGCCGACCCGACGGCCGTCATGCCGCCGATGCCCCAGGGCCGGCCGGGGCAGCCCGGCCAGCAGCAGCCCGAGCAGCCGCACCCCTGGCAGACCCAGCTCCGCGCGGCCCGCGACCGCAACGAGCAGACCCAGGTCCAGTACCTCGACCCCGGCGAGGACCCCCTCCGTCGCCGGCCGCAGCGCCAGGTGGCCCGGCCGCAGCAGCCGCCGCAGCGCCAGGCTCCGCAGCAGCAGCCGGTACGCCGCCCGCAGCCGCGCGGACAGCAGGGCGGACAGCAGGGCGGACAGGGCGGGTACGGCCAGCAGCCCGCCGGGTACGGCGGCGGCCGGCCGCAGCAGTACGCCCCGCCGCAGCAGCCCCAGCAGCGCTACGCGCCCCCGGCCGAGCCGCAGCGGGCCCCGCGCGAGCCGCGGCAGCGCAGCGCCAACCCGATGCGGATTCCGGGGCTCGGCTGCCTCAAGGGCTGCCTGTTCCTGGTCGTCATCCTGTTCGTCGCGGGCTGGCTGATCTGGGACCTGACCCCGGTGCACACGTGGGTCGGACAGGGCGAGGGCTACTGGAGCCAGCTGAAGGACTGGACGAAGTCGATCGGCAGCTTCATCAGCAACCTGGGCAACGGTTCCGGCAACTGACTGCCGGAACCGGCCGCGACTCTGTGGATTTGTCGACACCTGGCGGGTGATTTCCGCCTCTGTGGTGAAGGTTGGCTCGCCGGACGCGTACTTTTGTCGGCAACACGCGTCTGTAGGAGCAGTCTTGGCACGGAAGATCGGCAGCCGGTACACCGCCAACCAGATCCTGGGGCGGGGCAGCGCCGGCACGGTGTGGCTGGGCGAGGGGCCGGAAGGGCCCGTCGCCATCAAGCTGCTGCGCGAGGATCTCGCGTCCGACGAGGAGCTGGTGGGCCGCTTCGTGCAGGAGCGCACGGCACTGCTGGGCCTCGACCACCCGCACGTGGTGTCCGTCCGTGACCTCGTCGTCGACGGCAACGACCTCGCCCTCGTCATGGACCTGGTCCGCGGCACGGACCTGCGCACCCGCCTGGACCGGGAGCGACGGCTCGCGCCCGAGGCGGCCGTCGCCATCGTCGCGGACGTCGCGGACGGGCTGGCGGCGGCGCACGCGGCGGGCGTCGTCCACCGGGACGTGAAGCCGGAGAACGTCCTCCTCGACATGCAGGGCCCGCTGGGCCCCGGTGGCGCCCACCCCGCCCTGCTGACCGACTTCGGCGTCGCGAAGCTCATCGACTCCCCGAAGCGGACCCGGGCCACGAAGATCATCGGCACGCCGGACTACCTGGCCCCGGAGATCGTCGAGGGCCTGCCGCCCCGCGCCTCGGTGGACATCTACGCCCTCGCGACGGTCCTGTACGAGCTCCTCGCGGGCTTCACCCCGTTCGGCGGCGGCCACCCCGGCGCGGTGCTCCGCCGCCACGTCACCGAGACCGTCGTGCCCCTCCCCGGCATCCCCGAGGAGCTCTGGCAGCTGCTCGTCCAGTGCCTGGCGAAGGCGCCGGCGTCCCGGCTGCGGGCCTCCGAGCTGGCCGCGCGGCTGCGGGAGCAGCTGCCGATGCTGGCCGGGATGCCGCCGCTGGACGTCGACGAGCCGGACACGGAGACGCCGGAGGAGACCGAGGAGTCGTCGGCCGCCGCCGCGCCCGCCGCGGAGGAGCAGCGGGTACGGCGCCGGGGGGCCGTCTCCCTGGTGCCGGGCGCGAAGCCGGACTCCAACCGGGACACGCACACGTCGATGCGGGTACCGGGCCCCGACGAGCTGGCGGGCGGCGCCCGGGGCACGGCGCGGGTGCCCAGGGCGTCGGGGGCTCCGCGGCCGGGGTCGGCACGGCACCGGGTCGCGGCGCGACGACGGAGGGTGACGTTCGCGGTGGCGGGGGTCGCGGTGGCGGCCGCTGTCGGCGTCGGGGCGTGGCTGGCGACGTCGGGCGACGACTCGGCTCCGCCGAAGGAGACGCACAGCTCGTCAACGCCGTGACCTGCCGGTGGCTCCGCCGGCCTTTCCCACCCACCCACCCGACCCGGTAGGCAACAGCCCACCGCCACGGGGCTCCGCCCCGGACCCCGTGGGGTCGTGGGGGGTGGCCTGGCCGTTCGTCCGGCTCGGTAGGCCGTGGGGTCACCGCCGTGTGGGGCTTTGCCCCGGACCCCGTGGGGGAGCGGCGCCCGCTTGGCTCGGTGGGCCGTGGGCCACCCGCCGCGAGGCTTCGCCGCGGACCCCGGCAAGGACCCGGGGTCGGCCCGGACCCGCGAACGGGCGGTGGTGCCCGTCGGCCATCCTCGGTTGGCGGAGCCGTTACGCTGGAGGCGTGGCAGTCGTCGATGTATCCGAAGAGCTCAAGTCCCTCTCCTCGACCATGGAGTCGATCGAGGCCGTTCTGGACCTCGACAAGCTGAGGGCAGACATCGCCGTGCTCGAGGAGCAGGCGGCCGCGCCGTCCCTGTGGGACAACCCGGACGAGGCGCAGAAGATCACCAGCAAGCTGAGCCACCTCCAGGCCGAGGTCAGGAAGGCGGAGGTGCTGCGCGGACGGATCGACGATCTCGCGGTGCTCTTCGAGATGGCCGACGAGGAGGACGACCCGGACACCCGCGCCGAGGCCGAGTCCGAGCTCGCCGCCGTCAAGAAGGCGCTGGACGAGATGGAGGTCCGCACCCTGCTCAGCGGGGAGTACGACTCCCGGGAAGCCCTGGTCAACATCCGTGCCGAGGCCGGTGGCGTCGACGCCGCCGACTTCGCCGAGAAGCTGCAGCGCATGTACCTGCGCTGGGCCGAGCAGAAGGGCTACAAGACCGAGCTCATCGAGACGTCGTACGCCGAAGAGGCCGGCATCAAGTCGACCACCTTCGCCGTGCAGGTGCCGTACGCCTACGGAACCCTCTCCGTGGAACAAGGCACGCACCGCCTCGTGCGCATCTCGCCGTACGACAACCAGGGCCGACGGCAGACCTCCTTCGCCGGTGTCGAGGTGCTCCCCGTCGTCGAGCAGTCCGACCACGTCGAGATCGACGAGAGCGAGCTCAGGATCGACGTGTACCGGTCCTCCGGTCCCGGCGGCCAGGGCGTCAACACCACCGACTCCGCCGTGCGCATCACGCACCTCCCGACCGGGATCGTGGTCTCCTGCCAGAACGAGCGGTCGCAGATCCAGAACAAGGCCACCGCGATGAACGTCCTCCAGGCCAAGCTCCTGGAGCGGCGCCGCCAGGAGGAGCAGGCCAAGATGGACGCCCTCAAGGGCGACGGCGGCAACTCCTGGGGCAACCAGATGCGGTCGTACGTGCTGCACCCGTACCAGATGGTCAAGGACCTGCGCACCGAGTACGAAGTCGGCAACCCCGAGGCCGTGTTCAACGGCGAGATCGACGGCTTCCTGGAGGCCGGAATTCGCTGGCGCAAGCAGCAGGAGAAGTAGCTTTGTCGACTCGCCCAGGGTGAGTCGACCGATCTGGAACTGCCGCCCACCGGGCGGCAGTTCTCGTATGTCTGGGGTTTACGTCACACTCACACGCTTCAACTCCCGGCATTGGGTGCGCAACTGGACATCGCGCGCGCAACGGCCTTGACGTGCCCTTGGAAAATCGGAAGGGTGAAGTGTGGCATGCGTATCTCTGGGGCGCATGTGAACCGGGGGCCTTGAATATTCGTAGCTGTCTCCGTCGAGCACCGGCCCCGAGCGCCGCCGCACTGACGATCAGCTACTGGGGGTAGCAACCATATGACGAAGAAGACGCGTCTCCGCGTCGCGCGGATAGCCGCCGGCGCAGTGATCGCAGCCGGCGCCTCTCTCACGGCCGCCGGCGCCGCTTCCGCCCTGGACATCGGCGTGAGCGTGACCGACAGCGGTGTCGGCGCGACCGTCGACACCGGCGACGACGACGGGGGCACGGGCGCACCGTGCGACATCGTCGTGGACCCGACCTGTGACGACGGGGGTACCAGCGGCACCGGCGGCACGGACACCGGCGGCACGGACACGGGTGGTACGGACACCGGTGGTACCGACACGGGTGGCACGGACACCGGTGGTACCGACACGGGCGGTACGGACACCGGTGGCACGGACACCGGCGGTACGGACACCGGCGGTACGGACACGGGTGGCACCGACACCGGCGGTACGGACACCGGTGGCGGCGACACCGGCGGTTCGACCACCGGCGGTGGTGACACCGGCGGCTCGACCACCGGCGGTTCGACGACCGGTGGTTCGACCACGGGCGGCGGCGGCACCGGCGGCTCGACCTCGGGTGGCTCGTCCACCGGCGGCTCGACCTCCGGCGGCTCGACCTCGGGTGGTTCGACCTCGGGTGGTTCGTCCACCGGTGGTTCGACCTCCGGCGGTACCGGCACCGACGGCCACTCCGGCACCTCCGCGCAGGAGGCCGGCACCTCGGCGCTCACCGACACCGGGTCCTCGAACACCGAGGCCCAGGGTGGCGGCAAGCAGCTCGCCGAGACCGGTGCCGGGCAGACGGCCTTCCTCCTGGTCGGCGCCGCCACGATGATCGCCGGCGGTATCGGCTTCCGCGTCCTGCCGCGTCTCGTGGGCGGACGCGGCGGCGCTGCCGCCTGACGGTAGTCGTCCGCTCACGGAGCGTATGCGCACCGCAACGGACGAGGGGCCCTGAGCAGCGGCTCAGGGCCCCTCGGTCGCTCTTGGGTGAGCTTCGCGTGTGAGCTTCGTTACGCGGTCTGGTGCGCCGCCAGCAGCGCCACCGCGGCGATCAGTACCGCCAGCAGCCCGATGAGTGCCATCGGGTTCAGACCGCCGAGGAAACTCTCCTGCTGAAGACGCTCGCGATTGGCACGGCACACGGGGCACCGGCCCTCGCTCACGGGCGCCGCGCAGTTCGCGCACACCAACCGGTCGTACGTCATGCGCTCGCCCTCCTAGCACCGGCCATTACCCACACAACGTTCCGCGGAACGAGAACGTTCCCCTCCCACTGTGCCAGGTTCCCCCGGAAAGGGCGCGGCCGTCCGCGGACCTCACACCGGCCCTCCTGGGTGCTCCGGAAAGACTGCCCCGGAACAAAACCGCACAAGCCTCACCCAACTGTGACCGGCGCCTGCGCTTCCTCACCCGACTCGCGTATGGTCACGCTCATCTACCCCCGGCGACCCGTGGTGCATCCGTGATCCGATTCGACAATGTCTCCAAGGTCTACCCCAAGCAGACCCACCCCGCACTCAGGGACGTCTCCCTGGAAGTGGAGAAGGGCGAGTTCGTCTTCCTCGTGGGATCCTCCGGCTCCGGAAAGTCCACCTTCCTGCGGCTGATCCTCCGCGAGGAGCGGTGCAGCCACGGCCAGGTGCACGTCCTCGGCAAGGACCTCGCCCGGCTGTCCAACTGGAAGGTGCCGCAGATGCGCCGCCAGCTCGGGACGGTCTTCCAGGACTTCCGCCTGCTGCCCAACAAGACGGTCGCCGAGAACGTGGCCTTCGCCCAGGAGGTCATCGGCAAGTCGAAGGGCGAGATCCGCAAGTCCGTGCCCCAGGTGCTCGACCTCGTCGGGCTCGGCGGCAAGGAGGACCGCAGGCCCGGCGAGCTGTCCGGCGGTGAGCAGCAGCGCGTGGCCATCGCGCGCGCCTTCGTGAACCGGCCCAAGCTGCTGATCGCGGACGAGCCCACGGGCAACCTCGACCC
Coding sequences within:
- a CDS encoding serine/threonine-protein kinase; its protein translation is MRPVGSKYLLEEPLGRGATGTVWRARQRETAGAEAAVPGQPGETVAIKVLKEELASDPDIVMRFLRERSVLLRLTHPNIVRVRDLVVEGDLLALVMDLVDGPDLHRYLRENGPFTPVAAALLTAQVADALAVSHADGVVHRDLKPANVLLAQYNGQMHPMLTDFGIARLADSPGLTRTQEFVGTPAYVAPESAEGRPQTSAVDIYGAGILLYELVTGRPPFSGGSALEVLHQHLSAEPRRPSTVPDPLWTVIERCLRKNPDDRPSAENLARGLRVVAEGVGVHANSAQIAAAEGVGALLAPDPAPAAVPGSADPTQVLPNTGTPMGAYDPNAATSVLPHTGGPGPFGAADPTAVLPNTGAADPTAVMPPMPQGRPGQPGQQQPEQPHPWQTQLRAARDRNEQTQVQYLDPGEDPLRRRPQRQVARPQQPPQRQAPQQQPVRRPQPRGQQGGQQGGQGGYGQQPAGYGGGRPQQYAPPQQPQQRYAPPAEPQRAPREPRQRSANPMRIPGLGCLKGCLFLVVILFVAGWLIWDLTPVHTWVGQGEGYWSQLKDWTKSIGSFISNLGNGSGN
- the ftsE gene encoding cell division ATP-binding protein FtsE, translated to MIRFDNVSKVYPKQTHPALRDVSLEVEKGEFVFLVGSSGSGKSTFLRLILREERCSHGQVHVLGKDLARLSNWKVPQMRRQLGTVFQDFRLLPNKTVAENVAFAQEVIGKSKGEIRKSVPQVLDLVGLGGKEDRRPGELSGGEQQRVAIARAFVNRPKLLIADEPTGNLDPQTSVGIMKLLDRINRTGTTVIMATHDQNIVDQMRKRVIELEKGRLVRDQTRGVYGYQH
- a CDS encoding serine/threonine-protein kinase produces the protein MARKIGSRYTANQILGRGSAGTVWLGEGPEGPVAIKLLREDLASDEELVGRFVQERTALLGLDHPHVVSVRDLVVDGNDLALVMDLVRGTDLRTRLDRERRLAPEAAVAIVADVADGLAAAHAAGVVHRDVKPENVLLDMQGPLGPGGAHPALLTDFGVAKLIDSPKRTRATKIIGTPDYLAPEIVEGLPPRASVDIYALATVLYELLAGFTPFGGGHPGAVLRRHVTETVVPLPGIPEELWQLLVQCLAKAPASRLRASELAARLREQLPMLAGMPPLDVDEPDTETPEETEESSAAAAPAAEEQRVRRRGAVSLVPGAKPDSNRDTHTSMRVPGPDELAGGARGTARVPRASGAPRPGSARHRVAARRRRVTFAVAGVAVAAAVGVGAWLATSGDDSAPPKETHSSSTP
- a CDS encoding FHA domain-containing protein codes for the protein MQIRLTVVDPLGPAAQRGRAASRDVLVTAPSGTDLAAVASGLASAVTGDGSLGGREPSGAPVVLYAGTERLDARRRILGEPPLVDGAVLSLGAPAAPEPHPELDDAPTQLHVIAGPDAGGVHLLHGGQITIGRSAEADVPLDDPDVSRLHCAVTVAADGRVSVADLHSTNGTALDGTRVTDRPVRLTPGSLLRIGESALRLTPSGGPGARVGTEPDGDGCVRVLTGGGETYGDGSAAVGSGTAAPAGRTHHAYGTAGWGAAGGAAGSQEHGLAEPPVVPAQGDAPGIESRGGQPSADRADGPPWTGRAGGAGAGGHAGGFPSSAQQRGEPPSAGREYDGDRHGHRSTGNRGTLPGPRGAAGYDSGAAHGPEDAYGAGAPHGHGSGTAYSAGAPHASAAPYDPDPAQGPGTAPGSRVGHLPGDTHAGHSGVLDDRPGPSGSAADAGSSRSSTGAGGTAARPTAPDPAEGTALALDPADAPAPSGRRKGTPLRGTEAPALPGPRRRGGLGAWARRLAGGRGEPPSAADAETAPQDGPAASPGVPARPETWPDPAALLLTALGPGPRLWERGPGHPEALTVRLGTADRPTPDGSGLLPAVPVTADLREAGGLGLAGPRTRLAGLARAVLAQLAALHSPDLLEIVLISADRARPLEERTAEWSWLGWLPHVRPGHGQDCRLLLAYDREQAAARVEELLRRTEELSAARRPATPSDRPTPAPVPAPARTAADAASPEAAKGPSWARHDLGTDDDGKGGFPGPYTVVVVDGDPGGSALREAVARLTVAGPRAGVHVLCLAETVPTSPTSPVDRTYEEACAVTPTFRECGAVALLSGDVATALHLMRVSAGGRTGQAGPAGPVGPGTLAAVDAVSAAWAERFARALAPLRPDGPGADRHPRMAAPLPRSARLLDELGLARATPASLMARWADAADDTESLGGRARAVLGAGPRGPLTADLVAEGPHVLVEGPPGSGRTELLRAVVASLAAAERPDRLGIVLIDGRDGVGTGAGHGEGLRVCTDIPHVTTHLTANDPVRMRELAQSLSAELKRRAELLGRSDFADWHAQREISGRIVPQRARPAASGAADIEAPPSSTLRLRPAAGAVARGRTEAPPPPLPRLVVVVDDLDALVSPALGSPGRPAAGSVMRALEAVAKEGERLGVHLVAAAGTGGRTAETEPARQATLRVALDTPSDGPDEPAPGRGRLTTPDGRTTAFQTGRVTGRIPRTATQRPTVVPLDWQRMGDPPTRRPVRELGNGPTDLALLASAVERAAKEVSAAEVPSLL
- the prfB gene encoding peptide chain release factor 2; this translates as MAVVDVSEELKSLSSTMESIEAVLDLDKLRADIAVLEEQAAAPSLWDNPDEAQKITSKLSHLQAEVRKAEVLRGRIDDLAVLFEMADEEDDPDTRAEAESELAAVKKALDEMEVRTLLSGEYDSREALVNIRAEAGGVDAADFAEKLQRMYLRWAEQKGYKTELIETSYAEEAGIKSTTFAVQVPYAYGTLSVEQGTHRLVRISPYDNQGRRQTSFAGVEVLPVVEQSDHVEIDESELRIDVYRSSGPGGQGVNTTDSAVRITHLPTGIVVSCQNERSQIQNKATAMNVLQAKLLERRRQEEQAKMDALKGDGGNSWGNQMRSYVLHPYQMVKDLRTEYEVGNPEAVFNGEIDGFLEAGIRWRKQQEK